In Carassius carassius chromosome 5, fCarCar2.1, whole genome shotgun sequence, one genomic interval encodes:
- the ostf1 gene encoding osteoclast-stimulating factor 1: MSKPPPKPAKPGQVKVYRALFTFDPRTPDELYFEEGDILYISDTSDSNWWKGTCRGRTGLIPSNYVAEQAESIDNPMHEAAKRGNLSWLRECLDNKVGINGLDKAGNTALYWACHGGHKDVVEILLSQPNCELNQQNKLGDTALHAAAWKGYSDIVEMLLNKNARTDVLNNEKKTALDMATNAQCASLLKRKLGGVILRTHSNAEEYLDDEDSD; encoded by the exons ATGTCAAAGCCTCCCCCCAAACCAGCTAAACCAG gcCAGGTCAAGGTGTACAGGGCTTTATTCACCTTCGACCCAAGGACG CCAGATGAACTGTACTTTGAGGAAGGAGATATCTTGTACATCTCAGATACA AGTGACAGTAACTGGTGGAAGGGAACATGCAGGGGAAGGACTGGACTTATTCCCAGCAATTATG TGGCTGAGCAAGCAGAGTCCATAGACAATCCCATGCATGAAGCAGCCAAGCGAG GTAATCTGAGCTGGCTCAGAGAGTGTTTGGATAATAAGGTTGGCATCAATGGACTGGACAAAGCAGGGAACACCGCTCTCTACTGGGCTTGTCACGGAGGACATAAAG ATGTGGTGGAGATTTTGTTGAGTCAGCCAAACTGTGAGCTCAATCAGCAG AATAAACTGGGAGACACGGCTCTACATGCAGCTGCCTGGAAGGGTTATTCAGATATAGTTGAGATGCTGCTCAATAAAA ATGCCAGGACAGATGTGCTCAACAATGAGAAGAAGACCGCTCTGGATATGGCCACCAACGCACAATGTGCTTCTCTGCTGAAGAGGAAACTGGGAGGAG TGATTTTGCGCACCCACAGTAACGCCGAGGAGTATCTGGATGATGAAGACTCCGACTGA